The following coding sequences are from one Trichoplusia ni isolate ovarian cell line Hi5 chromosome 15, tn1, whole genome shotgun sequence window:
- the LOC113501457 gene encoding sporozoite surface protein 2-like: MSRTVHGVYITIIVTVLYCGSCSCLQFNQENVVNKKFDNELDAESFLLVEPIETKNYVEIIPEDDVMVSNIKTVAEQENDKQADRTIPLRKKRQAYQGYTQLYPQLPTGTPYNPYQPQPNYNPSAPTPYTQGPRQWSSTNHTSFGPAHPPQPGYNPNTGFTQTQGTHNYSQPGYPNYNNQNGGANHNNPPYNPFTNQFGTVNSSYPHNNYNRSNTHYPNSSSNGKYPFYNQTFNYLHNTGSHRPPNATHSGYPNPYPGVGPSLPYQGQYPHSPYNTTLPSRPNQWQPNYPGSNYPSSNNSFNSNFPRNSSFGQYPHNPTSPYANNVTSHSRPNQWQPNYPGSNGQYPTNTNMNPYNPSPYAPRNSSSSSPYGNNASTQWQPNYPGSNGQYPSNTNLNPSYPSSNSNYPQNNFYYPQTNNSAYDDPRKVSPQRFSYH, translated from the coding sequence ATGTCGAGGACAGTGCACGGTgtttatataacaataatagtGACTGTTTTATATTGTGGTTCATGCAGTTGTTTACAGTTTAACCAAGAAAATGTTGTCAACAAGAAGTTTGACAATGAATTAGACGCAGAATCTTTTTTATTGGTAGAACCTATAGAAACAAAGAATTATGTGGAAATTATACCTGAAGATGATGTAATGGTTTCCAATATTAAAACTGTGGCAGAACAGGAAAATGATAAACAGGCAGATCGAACGATACCATTACGAAAAAAACGGCAAGCGTATCAAGGCTATACCCAGCTATATCCACAATTACCAACGGGAACTCCGTATAATCCATATCAACCACAGCCTAATTATAACCCTTCGGCTCCTACCCCATACACGCAAGGACCGCGGCAATGGAGTTCAACTAACCACACCTCGTTTGGTCCGGCCCACCCTCCACAACCGGGTTACAATCCGAATACAGGGTTTACTCAAACTCAAGGGACTCATAATTATTCGCAACCAGGATATCCTAACTACAACAACCAAAATGGAGGAGCTAATCACAATAATCCACCTTACAACCCATTCACTAATCAATTTGGAACGGTGAATTCAAGCTATCcacacaataattataacagGTCAAACACCCATTACCCCAACAGTTCGTCGAATGGGAAATATCCATTCTACAATCAGACTTTTAACTATCTACACAATACTGGCAGCCATAGACCCCCAAATGCTACACATTCTGGTTACCCCAATCCGTATCCAGGTGTAGGACCATCGCTACCCTATCAGGGTCAATATCCGCATAGCCCATATAATACAACATTGCCATCTAGGCCGAACCAGTGGCAACCAAATTATCCAGGATCAAACTATCCGTCATCAAATAATAGCTTCAATTCGAACTTTCCAAGAAATTCGTCTTTTGGACAATATCCTCATAATCCAACATCACCATACGCTAATAACGTGACGTCACATTCAAGACCCAATCAATGGCAACCTAATTATCCAGGGTCGAATGGACAATACCCGACCAATACCAACATGAATCCTTATAATCCTTCACCATATGCTCCTAGGAATTCCAGCTCCAGCTCACCCTATGGCAACAACGCGTCTACGCAATGGCAGCCAAACTATCCGGGTTCAAATGGACAATACCCAAGCAATACCAACCTGAACCCAAGTTATCCTTCATCAAATTCTAACTATCcccaaaataacttttattatccCCAAACAAATAACTCCGCGTATGATGACCCCAGAAAAGTGTCACCACAAAGATTCtcttatcattaa